A single window of Synechococcus sp. C9 DNA harbors:
- the petG gene encoding cytochrome b6-f complex subunit V — protein sequence MVEPLVLSIVLGLVPVTLAGLFMAAYMQYKRN from the coding sequence ATGGTTGAACCCTTGGTGCTCAGTATTGTTTTGGGATTGGTGCCGGTGACGCTGGCAGGCTTGTTCATGGCGGCTTATATGCAGTACAAACGCAATTAA